The following coding sequences lie in one Amycolatopsis cihanbeyliensis genomic window:
- a CDS encoding DEAD/DEAH box helicase, with amino-acid sequence MSDTAQQNPTPAADAQRGFAAPQPEHDATARPLRAWQRRALTRYLTTKPKDFLAVATPGAGKTVFGLRIAAELISDRTIEAVTIVTPTEHLKHQWAIAAAGAGIAIDSNFRNTTGVTSSDFQGVAVTYAQVAAHPTLHRVRTENRKTLVILDEIHHGGDAKSWGDAIREAFTPAVRRLALTGTPFRSDDSPIPFVTYEPEGSGGAMRSKADHTYGYADALADGVVRPVVFLAYSGEASWRTSAGEEFTARLGEPLTAEQNARAWRTALDPGGEWIPSVLQAADTRLSQVRAGGVPDAGGLVIASDQDSARAYAKLLARICGEQPVVVLSDDPGATKRIGQFADSNERWLVAVRMVSEGVDVPRLAVGVYATSASTPLFFAQAIGRFVRARREGETASVFLPSVPVLLELASELEAERDHVLGKPHREKDGWDDELLVAANRTEDEPGEEEKAYTSLGASAELDQVIYDGNSFGTAVFSGSEEEQEYLGLPGLLEPDQVRALLRKRQEEQLADEKRRKPAKDGKDTASERPETRPQSVRERIAALRKELNALVGMYHHRTNKPHGAIHNELRRVCGGPPIAMASVEQLEERIAMLRSW; translated from the coding sequence GTGTCGGACACGGCCCAACAGAATCCGACGCCGGCAGCTGATGCGCAGCGCGGGTTCGCCGCACCCCAGCCCGAACACGACGCCACCGCACGCCCGCTGCGCGCGTGGCAGCGCCGTGCGCTCACCAGGTACCTGACGACCAAGCCCAAGGACTTCCTCGCGGTCGCCACCCCGGGGGCCGGTAAGACGGTCTTCGGCCTGCGGATCGCCGCCGAGCTGATCTCCGACCGCACCATCGAGGCGGTCACCATCGTGACCCCGACCGAGCATCTGAAGCACCAGTGGGCGATCGCGGCCGCCGGCGCCGGGATCGCGATCGACTCCAACTTCCGCAACACCACCGGGGTCACCTCCTCGGACTTCCAGGGCGTCGCGGTGACCTACGCCCAGGTGGCGGCGCACCCGACCCTGCACAGGGTGCGGACCGAGAACCGCAAGACGCTGGTCATCCTGGACGAGATCCACCACGGCGGGGACGCGAAGTCCTGGGGGGACGCGATCCGGGAGGCGTTCACCCCCGCGGTGCGCAGGCTGGCGCTGACCGGGACGCCGTTCCGCAGCGACGACTCGCCGATCCCGTTCGTCACCTACGAGCCGGAGGGCTCCGGCGGCGCGATGCGCAGCAAGGCCGATCACACCTACGGCTACGCCGACGCGCTGGCCGACGGTGTGGTCCGGCCGGTGGTCTTCCTCGCCTACTCGGGCGAGGCGTCCTGGCGGACGAGCGCGGGGGAGGAGTTCACCGCCCGGCTCGGTGAGCCGCTGACCGCGGAGCAGAACGCCCGCGCCTGGCGCACGGCGCTGGATCCCGGCGGGGAGTGGATCCCCTCGGTGTTGCAGGCCGCGGACACCCGGCTGAGCCAGGTGCGGGCCGGTGGTGTGCCCGACGCCGGCGGGCTGGTGATCGCCTCGGACCAGGACTCCGCGCGGGCCTACGCCAAGCTGCTCGCCCGGATCTGTGGTGAGCAACCGGTGGTGGTGCTCTCCGACGATCCGGGTGCGACCAAGCGGATCGGCCAGTTCGCCGACTCGAACGAGCGGTGGCTGGTCGCGGTGCGGATGGTGTCCGAGGGCGTGGACGTCCCCCGGCTGGCCGTCGGGGTCTACGCCACCAGCGCCTCCACCCCGCTGTTCTTCGCGCAGGCGATCGGCCGGTTCGTGCGTGCCCGGCGCGAGGGCGAGACGGCGAGCGTGTTCCTGCCGAGCGTGCCGGTGCTGCTGGAGCTGGCCAGCGAGCTGGAGGCCGAGCGGGACCACGTGCTCGGCAAGCCGCACCGGGAGAAGGACGGCTGGGACGACGAGCTGCTGGTCGCGGCGAACCGTACCGAGGACGAGCCCGGCGAGGAGGAGAAGGCGTACACCTCGCTGGGCGCCTCGGCCGAGCTGGACCAGGTGATCTACGACGGGAACTCCTTCGGCACCGCCGTGTTCTCCGGCAGCGAGGAGGAGCAGGAGTACCTCGGGTTGCCCGGGCTGCTGGAGCCGGACCAGGTGCGGGCGCTGCTGCGCAAGCGGCAGGAGGAGCAGCTGGCCGACGAGAAGCGGCGCAAACCGGCCAAGGACGGCAAGGACACCGCGAGCGAGCGGCCCGAGACCAGGCCGCAGAGCGTGCGGGAGCGTATCGCCGCCCTGCGCAAGGAGCTGAACGCGCTGGTGGGGATGTACCACCACCGGACCAACAAGCCGCACGGCGCGATCCACAACGAGCTGCGCAGGGTCTGCGGCGGGCCGCCGATCGCGATGGCCAGCGTGGAGCAGCTCGAGGAGCGCATCGCCATGTTGCGTTCCTGGTGA
- a CDS encoding YihY/virulence factor BrkB family protein: MLDGAMSGAGSEATNGDEGRPAAQHGGGRKGPLRLLRRTLSKAWDGAIFSESAEAAFWQTLSLPPLLLGLLGSVGFMGDWFGPEVVQAVNDKIIAFCEKIFSGSVVNQIIEPTVADILNKGKGEIVSVGFLISLWAGSSAMASFVDAITVAHGQYGVRNDVWQRIFALLLYLVGLILVVIGLPVIAIGPDLLTEFFPPEWQSTVAYWVSTLYYPTLAVLIVLALATLYKLALPRKLPWHRGLPGAVLAMVIFLLSSVGLRIYISWITTTGYTYGALATPIAFLLFTFFIGMAIVSGAYFNSAIQELWPARMTRRQRRKWRRLELERANERIRSAEGRKLWERTTMPLRRPPRTEQAEQAEQAEQTEEHEQPDAAGKDTGDTEDTGEQGRAEPAGGDAPAGEQAAQRTER; encoded by the coding sequence ATGCTTGATGGCGCGATGAGCGGAGCGGGATCCGAGGCCACGAACGGCGACGAAGGGCGACCTGCGGCCCAGCACGGGGGCGGCAGGAAGGGTCCGCTGCGCCTGCTCCGCCGCACGCTGAGCAAGGCGTGGGACGGCGCGATCTTCTCCGAGTCGGCCGAGGCCGCGTTCTGGCAGACGCTGTCCCTGCCGCCGCTGCTGCTCGGCCTGCTCGGCAGCGTGGGCTTCATGGGCGACTGGTTCGGCCCCGAGGTCGTGCAGGCGGTGAACGACAAGATCATCGCCTTCTGCGAGAAGATCTTCAGCGGCAGCGTGGTCAACCAGATCATCGAGCCGACGGTCGCCGACATCCTGAACAAGGGGAAGGGCGAGATCGTCTCGGTCGGCTTCCTGATCTCCCTGTGGGCCGGTTCCTCGGCGATGGCCTCGTTCGTGGACGCGATCACCGTGGCCCACGGCCAGTACGGTGTGCGCAACGACGTATGGCAACGGATCTTCGCCCTGCTGCTGTACCTGGTCGGGTTGATACTGGTGGTGATCGGGCTGCCGGTGATCGCGATCGGCCCCGACCTGCTCACCGAGTTCTTCCCGCCGGAATGGCAGTCCACCGTCGCCTACTGGGTGAGCACGCTGTACTACCCCACCCTCGCGGTACTGATCGTGCTCGCGCTGGCCACCCTGTACAAGCTCGCACTGCCTCGCAAGCTGCCCTGGCATCGGGGACTGCCGGGCGCCGTGCTGGCCATGGTGATCTTCCTGCTGTCCAGTGTCGGCCTGCGCATCTACATCTCCTGGATCACCACCACCGGCTACACCTACGGCGCGCTGGCCACCCCGATCGCGTTCCTGCTGTTCACCTTCTTCATCGGGATGGCGATCGTCAGCGGTGCCTACTTCAACAGCGCGATCCAGGAGCTGTGGCCGGCCAGGATGACCCGGCGGCAACGGCGCAAGTGGCGCAGGCTGGAGCTGGAACGGGCGAACGAGCGGATCCGGTCCGCGGAAGGCCGCAAGCTCTGGGAACGCACGACCATGCCGCTGCGCAGGCCGCCGCGGACCGAGCAAGCCGAGCAGGCCGAGCAGGCCGAGCAGACCGAGGAGCACGAGCAGCCGGACGCAGCAGGAAAGGACACGGGGGACACCGAGGACACCGGTGAGCAGGGCAGGGCTGAGCCCGCCGGCGGCGACGCGCCTGCCGGCGAGCAAGCGGCCCAGCGCACCGAGCGGTAG
- a CDS encoding DUF3039 domain-containing protein → MSTQTLPDVDTRPEGTESTDDDAPKMFHYVRKNKIAESAIMGSHVVALCGEVFPVTKSAKPGSPVCPECKRIFENLPPGGEE, encoded by the coding sequence GTGAGTACGCAGACCTTGCCCGACGTCGACACCCGCCCCGAGGGCACCGAAAGCACCGACGACGACGCGCCGAAGATGTTCCACTACGTGCGCAAGAACAAGATCGCGGAGAGCGCGATCATGGGCTCGCACGTGGTGGCGCTGTGCGGTGAGGTCTTCCCGGTGACGAAGTCCGCCAAGCCCGGTTCGCCGGTGTGCCCCGAGTGCAAGCGGATCTTCGAGAACCTGCCACCCGGCGGCGAGGAGTAA
- a CDS encoding pseudouridine-5'-phosphate glycosidase, with protein sequence MTSTSHLNVSSEVADALAEGRGVVALESTLLAHGLPAGRNLEVGLRLERTAREAGATPATIAVLDGVAHIGLDRPRLERVCDPGAGLAKLARRDLGPTIGLGRSGATTISATSALAHAAGIGVFGTGGLGGVHLPLPGEPVSWDVSADLGTLAAVPTLVVCSGVKSVLDIAATLEVLETHSVPVLGYRTEHFPGFYRRSTGLPVSQRVDDPGAVAAAVTAHRRHAGSGMLLANPVPAEYELDRELHDRLLAEGMARLRAEGVRGSDVTPVLLEHFHNASGGASLDANEALVLANARLAAEVATTLCPR encoded by the coding sequence ATGACGAGTACATCCCACCTGAACGTGTCGTCCGAGGTCGCGGACGCCCTCGCGGAGGGGCGCGGGGTGGTCGCGCTGGAGAGCACCCTGCTGGCGCACGGCCTGCCCGCGGGCCGCAACCTCGAGGTCGGGTTGCGACTGGAACGCACGGCCCGGGAGGCCGGAGCCACCCCGGCCACCATCGCGGTCCTGGACGGTGTGGCCCACATCGGCCTCGACCGACCGCGGCTGGAACGGGTCTGCGATCCCGGCGCGGGGCTGGCCAAGCTGGCCCGGCGCGATCTCGGCCCGACGATCGGACTCGGGCGGTCCGGGGCGACGACCATCTCCGCCACCTCTGCCCTCGCGCACGCCGCCGGCATCGGCGTGTTCGGCACCGGCGGGCTCGGTGGCGTGCATCTGCCGCTGCCCGGCGAGCCGGTGAGCTGGGACGTCTCGGCCGATCTCGGCACGCTGGCCGCCGTCCCGACCCTGGTGGTGTGCTCGGGGGTGAAGTCGGTCCTGGACATCGCGGCCACCCTGGAAGTGCTGGAGACCCACTCGGTGCCGGTACTGGGGTACCGCACCGAGCACTTCCCCGGGTTCTACCGCCGGTCCACCGGGCTGCCGGTGTCCCAGCGGGTGGACGACCCCGGCGCGGTCGCCGCCGCCGTCACCGCGCACCGCAGGCACGCGGGCTCCGGCATGCTGCTGGCCAACCCGGTGCCCGCAGAGTACGAGCTCGACCGCGAGCTGCACGACCGGTTGCTCGCGGAGGGCATGGCGCGGCTGCGGGCCGAGGGGGTACGCGGTTCGGACGTCACGCCGGTGCTGCTCGAGCACTTCCACAACGCCAGCGGAGGCGCCAGCCTGGACGCCAACGAGGCGCTGGTGCTGGCCAACGCGCGGCTGGCGGCCGAGGTCGCGACGACGCTGTGCCCGCGATGA
- a CDS encoding carbohydrate kinase family protein: MRVVVVGDAGVDLLARPEGGIVPGGDVRAGARLACGGAGANTARTLRACGAEPTLVARIGADAGGRLVRAELAAAGVDCAFAVDPETATCCVVVLLDTEGQRSMLADRGAAARLRPEDVEAGLPGGAAHVHLSGYVLLEESSRPAGLAALAAARSAGMSTSVDPQAAALLTDAGAFLADIHGVDLLLPNAGELAALTGSPDPASAATLLGTVGAVAVTSGEHGAAWVDRGGMTTVAAEPVDCVDSTGAGDAFDAGVLTAWLRGHSPGGILRSGTRLAARTITHLGAQLVTY; encoded by the coding sequence ATGAGGGTCGTCGTGGTGGGCGATGCGGGCGTGGACCTGCTCGCCCGGCCGGAAGGCGGCATCGTGCCGGGCGGCGACGTGCGCGCCGGCGCCAGGTTGGCCTGTGGCGGTGCCGGGGCGAACACCGCGCGCACGCTGCGTGCCTGCGGTGCCGAACCGACGCTGGTGGCCAGGATCGGCGCGGACGCGGGTGGCCGGCTCGTCCGGGCCGAACTGGCGGCGGCCGGGGTGGACTGCGCGTTCGCGGTGGACCCCGAGACCGCCACCTGCTGCGTGGTGGTGCTGCTGGACACCGAGGGCCAGCGCAGCATGCTGGCCGACCGGGGAGCGGCAGCCCGGCTCCGCCCCGAGGACGTCGAGGCGGGCCTCCCCGGCGGGGCCGCGCACGTGCACCTTTCCGGTTACGTCCTGCTCGAGGAGTCCTCCCGCCCGGCGGGGCTCGCCGCGCTCGCCGCCGCCCGGTCCGCCGGGATGTCCACCTCGGTCGACCCGCAGGCCGCGGCACTGCTCACCGATGCCGGCGCGTTCCTTGCCGACATCCATGGGGTGGATCTGCTACTGCCCAACGCAGGCGAGCTCGCCGCGCTCACCGGCAGTCCCGATCCGGCCTCGGCCGCGACGCTGCTCGGCACGGTGGGCGCCGTGGCCGTCACCTCCGGCGAGCACGGGGCGGCCTGGGTGGACCGTGGCGGGATGACCACCGTCGCGGCCGAACCCGTGGACTGCGTGGACAGCACCGGTGCGGGGGACGCCTTCGACGCCGGGGTGCTCACCGCCTGGCTGCGCGGCCACTCCCCCGGCGGCATCCTGCGCTCCGGCACCCGGCTCGCCGCCCGCACCATCACCCACCTCGGTGCGCAACTGGTCACCTACTGA
- a CDS encoding PQQ-dependent sugar dehydrogenase yields MSRRHLAVPITVIAMLSAAFPALASPATGDQNRDRGVPPLEDVRVATTEVASGLERPTAITALDDGSERLLIVEKPGRIREFHPETGLATEPVLDITDRVNDGANERGLLAITPAPDFASSQHVYLAYTRASDNAVTLSRFDLGSGAGEVLLAQEHARFSNHNGGDLAFGSDGYLYWSLGDGGGAGDPFDAAQDLGTLLGKMVRIDVSRACGGQPYCVPEDNPFVGTQGARAEIWAYGLRNPWRFSFDSADGSLWIGDVGQTSWEEVNHIGAGTGGTNFGWSCMEGNEVFNQGRCDPNADYTAPVLTYPTGTAGNCTVIGGYVYRGEQFADLVEGTYVSTDYCSGTARAVRENADGSHTSAEIGTFPQRVSTFGTDQAGELYLATDRSGQLHRVSFEGGSSGCDAEAWNASTAYAPGDVVSHDGRRWESTWYSTGSEPGAPGSWATWRDAGAC; encoded by the coding sequence ATGTCGCGACGTCATCTGGCTGTCCCGATCACCGTCATCGCAATGCTGTCCGCGGCGTTCCCTGCCCTCGCTTCCCCCGCCACGGGCGACCAGAACCGCGACCGCGGTGTGCCGCCGCTGGAGGACGTGCGCGTCGCCACCACGGAAGTGGCCTCCGGGCTGGAACGTCCCACCGCCATCACCGCGCTGGACGACGGCAGCGAGCGCCTGCTGATCGTCGAGAAACCCGGTCGGATCCGGGAGTTCCATCCCGAAACCGGCCTCGCCACCGAGCCGGTGCTGGACATCACCGACCGGGTGAACGACGGCGCCAACGAACGTGGCCTGCTGGCCATCACCCCGGCGCCGGACTTCGCGTCCAGCCAGCACGTGTACCTGGCCTACACGAGGGCGTCGGACAACGCGGTCACGCTGTCCAGGTTCGACCTCGGCAGCGGCGCCGGGGAGGTGCTGCTGGCCCAGGAGCACGCGAGGTTCAGCAACCACAACGGCGGTGACCTGGCGTTCGGCTCGGACGGTTACCTGTACTGGAGCCTCGGCGACGGCGGCGGGGCCGGCGACCCCTTCGACGCCGCGCAGGACCTGGGCACCCTGCTGGGCAAGATGGTGCGGATCGACGTGAGCCGGGCCTGTGGGGGCCAGCCGTACTGCGTCCCGGAGGACAACCCGTTCGTCGGGACGCAGGGCGCCCGCGCGGAGATCTGGGCATACGGCCTGCGCAACCCCTGGCGGTTCTCCTTCGACTCCGCCGACGGCTCGCTGTGGATCGGCGACGTGGGGCAGACCTCCTGGGAGGAGGTCAACCACATCGGCGCCGGCACCGGCGGGACGAATTTCGGCTGGTCCTGCATGGAGGGGAACGAGGTGTTCAACCAGGGACGCTGCGATCCCAATGCCGACTACACCGCGCCGGTGCTCACCTACCCCACCGGGACCGCGGGGAACTGCACGGTGATCGGCGGCTACGTGTACCGGGGTGAGCAGTTCGCCGACCTGGTCGAGGGCACCTACGTCAGCACCGACTACTGCTCGGGTACCGCACGGGCGGTCCGGGAGAACGCCGACGGCAGCCACACCAGCGCCGAGATCGGCACCTTCCCCCAGCGGGTCTCCACGTTCGGCACCGACCAGGCCGGTGAGCTCTACCTGGCCACCGACCGGTCCGGCCAGCTGCACCGGGTCTCCTTCGAGGGCGGCTCCTCCGGCTGCGACGCCGAGGCATGGAACGCCAGCACCGCCTACGCGCCCGGCGACGTGGTCTCGCACGACGGGCGCAGGTGGGAGTCCACCTGGTACTCCACCGGCTCCGAGCCGGGAGCACCCGGTTCCTGGGCGACCTGGCGCGACGCAGGCGCCTGCTGA
- a CDS encoding DUF3099 domain-containing protein — protein sequence MSEPDKHPAPVLITEAQPSYDDQFAARKRKYALMMGMRFPCLILAGVFYHTWWLALAFIVLSIPLPWVAVLIANDRPPRKAEDTHRYHRDATALEATDHRIING from the coding sequence ATGAGTGAACCGGACAAGCACCCCGCTCCGGTGCTGATCACCGAGGCCCAACCCTCCTACGACGACCAGTTCGCGGCCCGCAAGCGCAAGTACGCGCTGATGATGGGGATGCGGTTCCCCTGCCTCATCCTGGCGGGTGTCTTCTACCACACCTGGTGGCTCGCGCTGGCCTTCATCGTGCTGTCCATCCCGCTGCCGTGGGTCGCGGTGCTGATCGCGAACGACCGGCCGCCGCGCAAGGCCGAGGACACGCACCGCTATCACCGGGACGCCACGGCGCTGGAAGCCACCGACCATCGCATCATCAACGGCTGA
- a CDS encoding amidohydrolase, with the protein MTTERSATVLAGLPELLPELTELYVDLHRSPELSFAEYETARKLAARLSAAGYEVHTGIGGTGVLGVLRNGPGPVVLLRADIDALPVEERTGLEYASTVRVADESAGGREVPVMHACGHDMHATWLTGAARLLAEQRQQWSGTVLAVFQPGEEVGDGAVAMVRDGVLERAPTPEVVLGQHVVPGPAGWVLTRPGVLMAATDALRVVLHGRGGHGSRPETTVDPAVLAASVVLKLQTIVSREIAATEQAVVTVGSMQVGTAHNIIADHATLEVNVRTFDEQIRDRVLAAIRRIVDGEAAAAGAPRQPEITEIARFPVTTNDEAATAELATVFRDHFGAERAVPAPMVTGSEDFGELGRAAGAPSVFWLVGGLDAGQVTEAAAAGRFEQDVPSNHSALFAPVLDPTLRTGVETLVVAALHWLGAPAVG; encoded by the coding sequence GTGACGACCGAGCGAAGCGCCACCGTGCTGGCCGGGCTACCCGAGTTGCTGCCCGAGCTGACGGAACTCTACGTCGATCTGCACCGCAGCCCGGAGCTGTCCTTCGCCGAGTACGAGACCGCGCGCAAGCTGGCAGCGCGGCTGTCCGCCGCCGGGTACGAGGTGCACACCGGAATCGGTGGCACCGGCGTACTCGGGGTGCTGCGCAACGGACCGGGGCCGGTGGTGCTGCTGCGCGCCGATATCGACGCCCTGCCGGTCGAGGAACGGACCGGCCTGGAGTACGCCAGCACGGTGCGGGTGGCCGACGAGTCGGCCGGCGGGCGCGAGGTGCCGGTGATGCATGCCTGCGGGCACGATATGCACGCCACCTGGCTGACCGGTGCCGCCCGGCTGCTGGCGGAGCAGCGGCAGCAGTGGTCGGGCACCGTGCTCGCGGTTTTCCAGCCGGGGGAGGAGGTCGGCGACGGCGCCGTGGCGATGGTGCGCGACGGGGTGCTGGAGCGCGCGCCCACGCCGGAGGTGGTGCTCGGGCAGCACGTGGTGCCCGGGCCCGCGGGTTGGGTGCTCACCCGGCCGGGGGTGCTGATGGCCGCGACCGACGCACTGCGCGTCGTGCTGCACGGCAGGGGCGGGCACGGTTCCCGCCCGGAGACCACGGTCGATCCGGCCGTGCTGGCCGCATCCGTGGTGCTGAAACTGCAGACGATCGTGTCCAGGGAGATCGCCGCGACCGAGCAGGCCGTGGTCACCGTGGGCTCGATGCAGGTGGGTACCGCGCACAACATCATCGCCGATCACGCCACCCTCGAGGTGAACGTGCGGACCTTCGACGAGCAGATACGTGATCGGGTGCTGGCGGCGATCAGGCGGATCGTGGACGGCGAGGCGGCCGCCGCCGGTGCGCCGCGGCAGCCGGAGATCACCGAGATCGCCCGGTTTCCGGTCACCACCAACGACGAGGCGGCCACGGCGGAGCTGGCGACGGTGTTCCGGGACCACTTCGGCGCGGAGCGGGCCGTGCCAGCGCCGATGGTCACCGGCAGCGAGGACTTCGGCGAGCTCGGTCGCGCCGCCGGGGCGCCCTCGGTGTTCTGGTTGGTCGGTGGCCTGGACGCGGGTCAGGTGACCGAGGCGGCCGCGGCCGGCCGGTTCGAGCAGGACGTGCCGTCGAACCACTCCGCGCTGTTCGCCCCCGTGCTGGACCCGACCCTGCGTACGGGAGTGGAGACGCTGGTCGTGGCGGCGTTGCATTGGCTGGGCGCCCCCGCTGTCGGATGA
- a CDS encoding DUF7059 domain-containing protein has product MSSDLPEFSAEFCARLREAFQRTGYHVDGVLAALGGQAHAALGRNEPEPARRASEDLAELGTLIRLFLLAGTEPEPAVRAALHPAGVAEALEAGLLRRARDGLRAALDLRPHGANDASWWVLSDLDSEQAGAPAPVDHVLGVGHASLSLVRATTRRPVGSLLDLGTGNGVQALHATQHAERVTATDVSARALALAGANLRLNGVRGELLHGEWFAPVARRRFDQVVCNPPFVVGPPRVDYIYRDSGLAGDDASALVVRQLPGFLAEGGIGQLLASWLHVEGQDWADRVHRWLPPNTDAWFVQRDVADPVLYVGTWLRDAGIEPRSPEGRAKAGVWLDWFAEHDVAGVGFGFVTLRRTDGAPTVVCEDLRQAYDDPLGAEAGGWLDRIDWLRDHEHDLPSATFVVPDSVVLERIDEPGDEGWSTVIRRLHRTDGPGWRHELDELAAALLAGCRGALPLSDLLGLLAAAHDQPVDELTATALPVVTELVRHGMLLPAEWSAA; this is encoded by the coding sequence GTGAGTAGTGATCTTCCCGAGTTCTCCGCCGAGTTCTGCGCCCGCCTGCGGGAGGCCTTCCAGCGGACCGGTTACCACGTCGACGGGGTGCTGGCCGCACTCGGCGGGCAGGCGCACGCCGCGCTCGGTCGGAACGAGCCCGAACCCGCGAGGCGGGCCAGCGAGGACCTCGCCGAGCTGGGCACGCTGATCCGGCTGTTCCTGCTCGCCGGCACCGAACCGGAACCGGCCGTGCGCGCCGCGCTGCACCCCGCAGGGGTGGCCGAAGCACTGGAGGCCGGGCTGCTGCGCCGCGCGCGGGACGGCCTGCGGGCGGCGCTGGACCTGCGCCCGCACGGCGCGAACGACGCCTCCTGGTGGGTGCTGTCCGACCTGGACTCCGAGCAGGCGGGCGCCCCGGCGCCGGTGGATCACGTGCTCGGGGTGGGGCACGCCTCGCTGAGCCTGGTGCGGGCCACCACCCGCCGCCCGGTGGGCAGCCTGCTCGACCTCGGTACCGGCAACGGGGTGCAGGCGCTGCACGCCACCCAGCACGCCGAGCGGGTCACCGCCACCGACGTCTCCGCCCGCGCACTGGCACTGGCCGGAGCCAACCTGCGGCTCAACGGGGTGCGGGGCGAGCTGCTGCACGGCGAGTGGTTCGCGCCGGTCGCGCGCAGGCGGTTCGACCAGGTCGTGTGCAACCCGCCGTTCGTGGTCGGCCCGCCGCGGGTGGACTACATCTACCGCGACTCCGGGCTGGCCGGCGACGACGCCAGCGCGCTGGTGGTGCGCCAGCTCCCCGGGTTCCTCGCCGAGGGCGGGATCGGCCAGCTCCTCGCCTCCTGGCTGCACGTGGAGGGGCAGGACTGGGCCGACCGGGTGCACCGGTGGCTGCCGCCGAACACCGACGCCTGGTTCGTCCAGCGGGACGTGGCCGATCCGGTGCTGTACGTCGGGACCTGGTTGCGGGACGCCGGAATCGAGCCGCGCTCGCCCGAGGGCAGGGCCAAGGCCGGCGTCTGGCTGGACTGGTTCGCCGAGCACGACGTGGCCGGCGTCGGGTTCGGTTTCGTCACCCTGCGCCGCACCGACGGGGCGCCCACGGTGGTGTGCGAGGACCTGCGGCAGGCCTACGACGACCCGCTGGGCGCCGAGGCCGGCGGGTGGCTGGACCGGATCGACTGGTTGCGCGACCACGAGCACGACCTGCCCTCGGCCACCTTCGTGGTGCCGGACTCGGTGGTGCTGGAACGGATCGACGAGCCGGGCGACGAGGGCTGGTCCACGGTGATCCGGCGGCTGCACCGCACCGACGGCCCCGGCTGGCGGCACGAGCTGGACGAGCTCGCCGCCGCGCTGCTGGCGGGCTGCCGGGGTGCGCTCCCCCTGTCCGACCTGCTCGGCCTGCTGGCCGCCGCGCACGACCAACCGGTGGACGAGCTCACCGCCACGGCGCTGCCCGTCGTCACCGAGCTGGTGCGGCACGGCATGTTGCTACCGGCCGAGTGGAGTGCCGCGTGA
- the dtd gene encoding D-aminoacyl-tRNA deacylase — translation MRAVVARVTEASVTVEDAVVGAITEPGLLVLLGVHGEDTADQVTTMARKLHELRILRDEQSCATTGSPLLVVSQFTLYGDTRKGRRPSWTAAARPPEAERLVRDVVTELRHRGARVENGKFGAMMSVHSVNDGPFTVLVEV, via the coding sequence GTGAGAGCGGTGGTAGCCAGGGTGACCGAGGCCAGTGTCACCGTCGAGGACGCGGTGGTCGGTGCGATCACGGAACCCGGCCTGCTGGTGTTGTTGGGGGTGCACGGGGAGGACACCGCCGACCAGGTCACCACCATGGCGCGCAAACTGCACGAACTGCGCATCCTGCGCGACGAACAGTCCTGCGCGACCACCGGTTCCCCACTGCTGGTGGTCAGCCAGTTCACCTTGTACGGGGACACCCGCAAAGGCCGCCGTCCATCGTGGACAGCGGCAGCCCGGCCACCGGAAGCGGAACGGCTGGTGCGGGACGTGGTCACGGAGTTGCGGCACCGTGGTGCGCGAGTGGAGAACGGGAAGTTCGGCGCGATGATGTCGGTGCACAGCGTGAACGACGGTCCGTTCACCGTGCTCGTTGAGGTGTAG